AAGAAATCGCAGAAACAAAAATGCCTGACCTAAACGCAGCTGACGTAGAAGCGGCTATGCGTATGGTTGAAGGTACAGCCCGAAGCATGGGGATTGTTATTGAAGACTAAGTGACTCGTGCAGGTAGATGGAGGTTGCGAGAAAGGGCTTAGGTCCTGCCTGTAATCAGGTGTCGCAACCTTTATTAGTGGGAGGTTTAACCGATAAAACCACAATTAAGGAGGAAACAACATTGGCTAGAAAAGGTAAAAAGTATCAAGATGCACTGAAACTCGTAGATCGTGAAAAAGTGTATAGTGTTAAAGAAGCGATAGAACTAGTTAAAAAAACAGCAACAGCAAATTTTGACGAAACTGTTGAACTGGCTGCACGATTAGGTGTAGATCCTAAGAAAGCTGACCAGCAGATTCGAGGAGCTGTCGTATTGCCTAACGGAACAGGAAAGACACAAAGTGTTCTTGTTTTCGCTAAAGGTGATAAAGCGAAAGAAGCAGAAGCAGCAGGCGCAGATTTTGTTGGAGATGAAGACCTCATTAACAAAGTAAACCAAGGATGGTTAGACTTTGATGTCGTCGTTGCAACTCCTGACATGATGGCTCAAGTTGGTAAACTAGGGCGCGTTTTAGGACCTAAAGGACTAATGCCTAACCCTAAAACGGGGACAGTAACATTTGACGTGGAAAAAGCGGTTAATGAAATCAAAGCGGGTAAAGTAGAGTACCGCGTTGAAAAAGCCGGTAACATTCACGTTCCTATTGGAAAAGTCTCTTTTGGCGATGATCAACTTGTAGAAAACTTTAAAACAATGATTGATACTTTGTTGAAAGCTAAGCCAGCAGCTTCAAAAGGAACTTACCTTCGTAACGTTTCTTTATCAGCTACAATGGGCCCTGGTGTTAAAATAAATATATCTGAATTCAAACTGTAGTTGACTTCCCTTTAACAGGGGGTTATACTGATGATTGTGAATTTAATTGATCATGCCGTAGACAGCAGGGGCACGCAGTGCTTAATATCCTGCCGAGGTTTGTAGCATCGACGTCCTATGACTCGTTATAGGGAATTGATTATACTGCCTCCATGTCTGCGCATGGGGGCTTTTATATTGCTCGCAAGCGGTGTGTGACCAGTCTTTATTGGGAGGTGTCAAAATGAGCGCAATAATCGAAAAGAAAAGCCAACTCGTTGATGAAATTACAACGAAACTAAAGGAAAGCCAAGCGACAATCGTTGTTGATTATCGTGGTTTAGATGTTGCTGAAGTGACTGAACTTCGTAAGCAGCTTCGTGAAGCGAACGTAGACTTCAAAGTTTACAAAAACTCGATGGTGCGTCGTGCTACAGCAAATGCGGAACTAACAGAACTTGATGAGCATCTAGTAGGACCAACAGCTATTGCATTTAGTAACGATGATGTGATTGCACCTGCTAAAATTCTTAACGGCTTTGCAAAAGAACATGAAGCATTAGAACTTAAAGCAGGTATTATCGAAGGAAAAGTGACATCCTTAGACGAAATTAAAGCTCTTGCGGAACTTCCATCCCGCGACGGTTTGTTGTCTATGCTTCTCAATGTTATGCAAGCGCCAATCCGCAACTTTGCATTGGCAACAAAAGCTGTTGCAGAACAAAAAGAAGAACAAGGTGCATAATCTCACCTTTACGAATCGGTGCCTAACGGCATAATACTTTTTAAACAGGAGGAATATAATCATGACTAAGCAAGAAATGATCGATGCGATTAAAGAAATGTCAGTTTTAGAACTAAATGATTTAGTAAAAGCTATTGAGGAAGAATTCGGCGTTACTGCTGCAGCTCCAGTTGCAGTTGCAGGTGGCGGTGGCGGTGCTGCTGCTGAAGAACAAAGCGAATTTGATGTTGTTCTTACAGATGCTGGTTCATCTAAAATTGGTGTTATCAAAGTGGTTCGTGAAATCACTGGACTTGGCCTTAAAGATGCGAAAGCACTTGTTGATGGTGCTCCTGCGCCAATCAAAGAAGGCGTTGAAAAAGCTGAAGCTGAAGAAATTAAAGGTAAGCTTGAAGAAGCAGGCGCTTCTATCGAACTTAAGTAATAGTCAGATCATCGAGACCCGCTTTGCGTTGTACAAAGCGGGTTTTGGTATCTAATTGAGAGGCTAGTAGTAAAAGGGGTGAATGTCTAGGGTGTTTAACTTCTCGTACTATTATCCATAATGGAGGAAGACATATCTAGGTGCAATAATGGCTTAATTCCCACTTGCCAAAAACGAGGGAGTGTCTTTTATGGCTAACCATTATTTTTCTGAACAACCGGAAACTAAAAGTGAACGTAAAACGATAAAAGAAGTTATTAGAGGGAAATCTTATCATTTTCATGTGGATCGTGGCGTTTTTTCTAAAGGTGGTCTTGATTTTGGATCTCGACTTCTTATTGAAGCGTTCGAGCTGCCTTTGGTAGAGGGGCCTTTAGCTGATGTTGGGTGTGGTTGGGGGCCGATTGGCTTAACGGTAGCTTCAACTCATCCAAATACTCAGATTTATATGGTGGATATTAATGAGCGTTCCGTGCAACTGGCAAAAGAAAATGCCACATTAAATCGTGTCCCAAATGTAACAGTTAAGCAAAACAACTTACTCGATGGGTTTGGTGATCATTTTTTTTCAGCTGTTCTTACTAACCCTCCTATTCGAGCGGGGAAAGATGTGATTTTTAGCATCTATGAACAAGCGAAAAGAATGTTAAAAATTAATGGGGACATTTGGGTGGTTATTCAGAAGAAACAGGGAGCGGCTTCCACGCTAAAAAAACTCGAGGAGTTAGGGTTTGAAGTTAAGCTAGAAGTGAAATCAAAGGGATATTTTGTCTTCCGAGGAAAAAATAATTGACCCGCTCTTACTGGTGTGTTAATATTGTTTAATGCGTATGAACATGAATGATAATAGGCGATGTCTGCTCTGTTATCGAAGGATGAACGATTTACCTTGATTTTTCAATGGACGTGTAGATTTGAATAAGTGTAATGTTTAAAAAAAGGGTGGTTTGGACAAACTATGAACGTCTTTTATGTATTATAGGTAGAAGACCTTAGAACCCTTTTTTTTCTTTATTTCACTTTTATAAGTTATCAAGTTATTATTTTAAAGGATGAAGAGGCTGATTATTGCGAAGAGAGGTGTGTCGCTTTTAAAAGTGGTTAGCTGTGTTGCAAACGTTTCTTTGCGTCTGCGGCTCTTAAGGCGCCCTTTTCATAGAAAGCCCACATTTATGTGAAGAGAGTATACATCACCTATTATGTATGTGGCTCAACAGTAAACGTAAACGCCCTTTTTTCAATGTATGAACGTGGTTGGTTTATAAGAAAACTCAACACTTCTTTTTCTCGTACATTAAAATATAACTTAGAAGTAACTTTCTACAACGTTTCTATGAAATCCTTTTTTTCCTTTATGATTTTTAAAAGTTGTTAATGGGAAGACTTTCGTCCTAAGGAGTAGGCAGGGAAGTGAGTTTTCTAACTATGTACGCTGTTATTATGTATCTGTCAAAGGATGTTTGCATTGACTCCATGCAGTCCTTTTGATGATAAAAACGTTAGGTTTGAGGGGTGAATGAGTTGACAGGTCAACTAGTTCAGTATGGACGGCACCGCGAGAGAAGAAGCTATGCAAGGATTAATGAAGTTTTGGATCTTCCAAACTTAATAGAGATCCAGACTGCTTCTTATCAATGGTTTCTTGATGAGGGTATTCGCGAGATGTTTCAGGACATCTCACCAATCGAGGATTTTACAGGTAATTTAGTGCTTGAGTTTATTGACTATAGCTTAGGTGAACCAAAATATCCTGTAGATGAATCAAAAGAACGTGACGTGACATATTCTGCACCACTTCGCGTCAAAGTCCGCCTGATTAACAAAGAAACAGGCGAGGTTAAAGAGCAGGAAGTATTTATGGGAGATTTTCCTCTCATGACAGACACTGGTACATTCGTTATTAATGGAGCGGAACGAGTTATTGTATCACAACTCGTACGATCACCAAGTGTATACTTTAGTCAAAAAATGGACAAAAACGGCAAGCGTGGCTTCACTACGACGGTTATTCCGAATCGTGGTGCGTGGCTTGAACTGGAAACTGATGCGAAAGACGTTGTGTATGTCAGAATTGACCGCACACGTAAAATTCCTGCAACAGTTCTCTTAAGAGCGCTTGGATTTGGCACTGATCAAGAGATCATTGATTTAATAGGAGAAGATGAGTACTTACGTAATACATTAGAAAAAGATAATACGGACAGCTCGGAAAAAGCACTTCTAGAAATTTACGAGCGACTTCGTCCTGGTGAGCCGCCAACAGTGGACAGTGCAAAAAGCTTGTTAGAATCGCGCTTCTTTGATCCGAAGCGATACGATTTAGCAAATGTTGGGCGCTATAAAATGAATAAAAAGCTTCATATTAAAAACCGTTTATTTAATCAGCGCTTGGCTGAGACACTCGTGGATCCAGATACAGGTGAAATTCTAGCTGAAGAAGGCTCTCTTATCGACCGTCGGGTGCTAGATAAACTAATTCCTTACCTTGAAAATAATGTTGGCTTCCGCCGCATTAACCTTCAAGGCGGTGTCATTGATGATGAAGACGTAGATATTCAATCAGTCATGATATATTCTCAAAAAGCAGGCGAAGAAGATCTTCCGATTAAGGTAATTGCAAACGGTGAGATCGATTCATCGGTTAAGCATATTACACCGGCAGATATCATTTCATCTATCAGTTATTTCTTCAACCTACTCCATGGTGTAGGAAATACTGATGATATTGACCATTTAGGTAACCGCCGTCTTAGATCTGTTGGAGAGCTCTTGCAGAACCAATTTAGAATTGGCCTTTCACGAATGGAAAGAGTCGTCCGGGAACGAATGTCCATTCAAGATGCTAATATGATTACGCCACAGGCATTAATCAACATTCGTCCAGTTATTGCATCGATTAAAGAGTTCTTTGGTAGCTCTCAGCTCTCACAGTTCATGGATCAAACGAACCCGCTTGCAGAATTAACCCATAAGCGTCGTTTATCAGCCCTTGGACCGGGTGGTCTGACACGTGAACGCGCTGGGTTTGAAGTGCGAGATGTTCACTACTCTCACTATGGACGTATGTGTCCAATTGAGACACCTGAGGGACCAAACATCGGATTAATTAACTCGTTGTCCAGTTTTGCGAAGGTCAATCAATTTGGTTTTATTGAAACACCGTATCGAAAAGTGGATCATGAATCAGGGATTGTGTCTGAGCAAGTAGATTACTTAACTGCTGATGAAGAGGATAACTATGTAGTGGCCCAGGCGAATGCGAAACTCGATGAGAATGGCGCATTTACGGATGAGGATATCATCTGCCGCTTCCGTGGAGAAAACATTATTGTTCCTCGTGATCGTGTTGACTACATGGATGTCTCACCTAAACAAGTAGTATCAGCTGCTACAGCATGTATTCCTTTCTTAGAAAACGACGACTCTAACCGTGCACTTATGGGTGCGAACATGCAACGTCAAGCTGTACCTTTGTTAGAACCGCGATCTCCGCTTGTAGGAACAGGGATGGAATATGTCTCTGCAAAGGATTCAGGTGCAGCCGTTGTGTCTAAAACAAAAGGTCGAGTTGAACGAGTTTCAGCTAATTATGTGGATATTCGTATTATTGAAGAGGTTGATGGTAAAGAAGTAGAAGGAAACATTCAGCGTTATAATCTGATGAAGTTTGAACGTTCTAACCAAGGGACTTGCTACAACCAACGGCCGATTGTAAGCGAAGGTATGATCGTTGAGAAGGGTGAAATTCTAGCCGATGGTTCATCAATGGAAAAAGGTGAGATGGCCCTTGGACAAAACGTCCTTGTTGGTTTTATGACATGGGATGGCTACAACTACGAAGATGCCATTATTTTAAGCGAGCGTCTCGTAAAAGATGATGTTTATACATCTATTCATATTGAAGAATATGAGTCTGAGTCTCGTGACACGAAGCTCGGTCCTGAAGAAATTACCCGTGACATCCCTAATGTTGGGGAAGATGCTTTGAAAAATCTCGATGAACGAGGAATTATCCGCGTTGGGGCTGAAGTAAAAGACGGTGATATTCTCGTTGGTAAAGTGACACCAAAAGGGGTCACAGAATTGACAGCAGAGGAGCGCCTCTTACACGCTATTTTCGGTGAAAAAGCAAGAGAAGTTCGTGATACGTCGCTACGTGCGCCACATGGAGGAGACGGAATCGTCCTTGATGTTAAAGTATTCAACCGTGAAGATGGCGATGAGTTACCACCAGGTGTGAACCAGCTTGTACGTGTTTATATCGTTCAAAAGCGTAAAATTCATGAAGGCGACAAAATGGCTGGTCGTCACGGGAATAAAGGTGTTATTTCGCGTATTCTTCCGGAAGAAGACATGCCATACTTGCCAGATGGCACGCCGATTGACATTATGCTTAACCCATTAGGGGTACCATCGCGTATGAACATTGGCCAGGTGCTTGAACTGCATATGGGAATGGCCGCAAGACAGTTAGGCATTCACATTGCGACGCCGGTATTTGACGGTGCTCGTGAAGAAGATGTATGGAGCACGATTGAAGAGTCTGGTATGGCAAGAGATGGTAAAACGGTGCTATATGACGGACGTTCAGGGGAACCTTTTGATAACCGTGTATCAGTCGGTGTGATGTACATGATTAAACTAGCACACATGGTTGATGATAAATTACACGCTCGTTCAACAGGCCCATACTCTCTTGTGACCCAGCAACCACTTGGTGGTAAAGCCCAATTTGGTGGTCAGCGTTTCGGTGAAATGGAAGTTTGGGCGCTCGAAGCTTATGGAGCCGCTTATACGCTTCAGGAAATCCTCACTGTGAAATCCGATGATACAATCGGTCGTGTGAAAACATATGAAGCGATTGTAAAAGGTGAGAATGTTCCAGAACCGGGAGTTCCTGAATCCTTTAAAGTATTAATTAAAGAGCTTCAAAGCCTCGGAATGGACGTTAAAATGCTTTCGAGCAATGATGAAGAGATTGAAATGCTTGAAATTGACGAAGAAGATGAGCAATCCAATGACAAGCTGAACTTAAATCTAGAGTCCAGCGGCGAGTCGAACGCGTAACGGGAGATCTTGAATGTTGAAAGGGAGGTTAGCCCCTTGATAGATGTGAATAATTTTGAGTATATGAAAATCGGCCTGGCATCCTCTGATAAAATCAGATCTTGGTCCAGGGGAGAAGTTAAAAAACCAGAAACGATTAACTATCGTACGTTAAAACCTGAAAAAGACGGTCTTTTCTGCGAACGTATTTTTGGCCCTACTAAGGACTGGGAATGCCATTGTGGGAAATATAAACGTGTCCGTTACAAAGGCGTTGTATGTGATCGTTGTGGCGTAGAAGTCACAAGAGCTAAAGTCCGTCGTGAGCGCATGGGGCATATTGAACTGGCTGCCCCTGTTTCTCACATCTGGTATTTTAAAGGTATTCCTAGCCGAATGGGACTTGTGTTAGATATGTCACCAAGGTCCCTTGAAGAAGTGATTTATTTTGCTTCTTATGTTGTGACAGAGCCAGGCGATACACCGTTGGAACTGAAACAACTTTTATCGGAAAAAGAATATCGCAACTATATTGATAAGTACGGTCGCTCCTTCACAGCCCAAATGGGTGCTGAAGCTATCCGCAAATTGCTAGAGGATATTGACCTTGATAAAGAAGCCAACCTTCTTAAAGAAGAGTTGGAAACTGCACAAGGACAGCGACGAACAAGAGCAATTAAACGACTTGAAGTGTTAGAAGCATTCCGTCACTCTGGGAATAACCCGTCTTGGATGGTATTAGATGTTCTACCAGTTATCCCGCCGGAGTTAAGACCGATGGTTCAATTGGATGGAGGACGCTTTGCGACTTCTGACTTAAACGATTTATATCGTCGTGTTATTAACCGTAACAATCGCTTGAAGCGTTTGTTAGACTTAGGTGCACCAAATATTATTGTTCAAAACGAAAAACGTATGCTCCAAGAAGCTGTAGATGCGCTCATTGATAACGGACGTCGTGGCCGACCGGTGACAGGACCAGGTAACCGCCCGCTCAAATCGTTATCACATATGTTGAAAGGTAAACAAGGACGTTTCCGTCAAAACTTACTCGGTAAACGGGTTGACTATTCAGGTCGTTCTGTTATCGTGGTAGGCCCTCACTTAAAAATGTATCAATGTGGCTTGCCGAAAGAAATGGCTCTCGAGCTATTTAAACCATTTGTTATGAAAGAACTCGTAAGCAAAGGGCTTGCACACAACATTAAAAGTGCCAAGCGAAAAGTGGAGCGTGTCCATCCAGAGGTATGGGATGTTTTAGAAGAAGTGATTAGAGAGCACCCTGTTTTGCTTAACCGTGCACCTACCTTGCACAGACTTGGGATTCAAGCCTTTGAACCGATCCTTGTAGAAGGGCGTGCTATTAAGCTTCATCCCCTCGTTTGTACAGCTTATAACGCCGACTTCGATGGTGACCAAATGGCTGTACACGTACCGTTATCTGCAGAAGCACAAGCAGAGTCCCGCTTGCTTATGCTTGCGGCACAGAACATCTTGAATCCTAAAGATGGAAAGCCTGTTGTAACACCTTCACAGGATATGGTTTTAGGTAACTATTACCTGACGTTGGAACGCAAAGGTGCGATAGGTGAAGGTAATGTTTACGAAGGGCCGGACGAAGCTGTTACAGCTTACCAAAATGGTTATGTTCACCTTCATACACGAATTGCTGTTCCGGTGAAATCATTAAATAAATCAAACTTCAAAGCAAAATTTGAAGATCATTTAATACTCACTTCCGTAGGTAAAATTATTTTCAACGAAATTTTACCGGATTCGTTCCCTTATATGAATGAACCAACGGCTACTAACTTAGAAGTTGAAACACCTGATCAATACTTTGTGCCGATGGGAACGAATATTAAAGAAGAATTTGCCCAAAGGGAACTAGTCCTTCCATTTAAAAAAGGGTTCTTAGGAGACATTATCGCCGAAGTATTTAAAAAGTTCAAAATCTCCGAAACATCTATCATGCTTGATAAGATGAAGGATTTAGGTTTCTATCACTCCACGAAAGCGGGTATTACAATCGGAGTATCTGACATCGTGGTGTTAAAAGATAAGCAAGATATTCTAGATAGTGCTGAGGAAAAAGTTCAACGGGTTATGAAGCAATTCCGCCGAGGGCTCATTACGGAAGACGAGCGCTATGACAAAGTCATTGAAATTTGGAGTAGAGCGAAAGATGTCATTCAAGATAAACTTCTAGGAACTTTAGATAAAACGAACCCGATCTTTATGATGAGTGATTCAGGAGCTCGTGGTAACGCCTCTAACTTTACGCAACTCGCTGGGATGCGTGGACTTATGGCTAACCCATCCGGACGTATTATCGAACTTCCGATCAAATCCAGTTTCCGTGAAGGCTTAACTGTCCTTGAATACTTTATTTCAACACACGGTGCCCGAAAAGGTCTTGCTGATACAGCCCTAAAAACAGCGGACTCTGGTTACTTGACACGTCGTCTTGTTGATGTTGCTCAAGATGTTATCGTTCGAGAAGATGATTGTGGGACAGATCGTGGCCTAAAAGTTAAAGCGATTAAAGAAGGTAACGAAGTCATCGAAAGCCTTTATGATCGTCTCGTCGGACGTGTCTCTTTCCAACGCATTTATCATCCGGAAACGAATGATATCCTTGCAGAGCGTAACCAGAACATCACTGAGGATATGGCTAAGGTTATTGAAGATGCTGGTATTGAAATAGTCTACATCCGTTCTGCCTTTACATGTGATACTAAGCATGGTGTATGTAAAAAATGTTACGGTCGAAACCTTGCCACAGGATCTGATGTTGAAGTGGGTGAAGCGGTTGGTATTATTGCCGCGCAATCCATCGGTGAACCAGGTACTCAGTTAACGATGCGTACATTCCATACAGGCGGGGTAGCCGGGGACGATATTACCCAAGGTTTACCGAGGATTCAGGAAGTATTTGAAGCCAGAAATCCTAAAGGACAGGCGCTGATCTCTGAAATTGAAGGTAAAATCACCGACATTAAAGATGCTAACGAGAAGAAAGAAATTATTGTCCAAGGGGCAATTGAAACCCGTAGCTATACGACCATGTATGGAGCAAGACTGAAAGTAAACATAGGCGACGAAGTAAAGCCGGGGCAAGAACTGACTGAAGGTTCTATCGATCCAAAAGAACTCCTCATTGTATCTGGGGTTCATGGTGTTCAAGAATACCTTCTCCGTGAAGTCCAAAAAGTTTACCGGATGCAAGGGGTTGAAATTGGTGACAAGCACGTCGAAGTGATGGTGCGTCAAATGTTGAGGAAAATTCGTGTTATTGACGCCGGAGATACAGATGTGCTACCAGGCTCACTTGTGGAAATTCACCAATTCAATGATGCCAATAGAGAGATCCTTTTACGGAATGGTCGTCCTGCTTCTGGTCGTCCGGTTCTACTTGGAATTACAAAGGCATCGCTTGAAACCGATTCGTTCTTGTCTGCGGCCTCTTTCCAGGAAACAACGAGAGTATTAACGGATGCGGCGATCAAAGGAAAACGTGATGAACTTGTAGGTCTAAAAGAAAATGTTATTATCGGAAAACTCGTTCCTGCTGGTACTGGTATGCAACGCTATCGGCAAATGGCAGCAGCTGACACGGACACCGTAAACAAAGAAGACGGGAAAAAAATGACTACTGCCAAAGAGTAATTAAAATAAGTGTTGACATGGAAAAACCATGGTGGTACTATATCTAAGTGTGCCAAATACCTGATACTTTGGAGGATAACAACACATGTCTTATGATAAAGTAGCCCAGGCAGCCAATAAAGTCGTCGGCACGAAGCAGACATTGAAGGCACTGGAAAATGAGCAGGTCAAAGAGCTAATTGTTGCAGATGACGCAGATCGTCATGTCTTAACAAAGGTGATGGTTCTGGCCGAAGACAAAGGCGTTGCCATTCACACCGTCGATTCTATGAAGAAGCTTGGTAAAGCCTGTGGTATCGATGTGAATGCAGCTATTGTAGCAATTAAAAAGTAAAAAAAGTTTTTGCCGGCGGCAACGCTGTCGGTGAAAACTTTCCTTTTACCCATTAGTGAACCACCTGGACCAGTGGGCTTGCATTTAATATAGAAAGGAGGAAGAAATATGCCTACAATTAACCAATTAGTGCGTAAGGGTCGTCAATCAAAAGGCCAAAAATCCGACTCTCCAGCTTTGAATAAAGGTTATAACAGCTTTAAAAAAGTACAAACAGATGAAGATTCTCCACAAAAACGTGGTGTTTGTACGCGTGTAGGTACGATGACACCGAAGAAGCCGAACTCAGCGCTTCGTAAATATGCTCGTGTGCGATTAACTAACCAAATCGAGGTCACAGCGTATATTCCAGGAATCGGACACAACCTTCAAGAACACAGCGTTGTTCTTATCCGTGGTGGACGAGTAAAGGATTTACCGGGGGTACGTTACCACATCGTGCGTGGCGCCCTTGATACAGCGGGTGTAGAAAACCGTATGCAAGGCCGTTCTAAGTATGGAACTAAGAAGCCTAAAAAATAAGGATTAAAATCTGTTAGTATAATTGAAAGGAGGGACTTCAATGCCTCGTAAAGGACCTGTACCTCGTAGAGACGTGCTTGCTGATCCAATTTACCATTCAAAACTAGTAACACGTTTAATCAACCGCATCATGGTTGATGGAAAAAGAGGTAAAGCACAAACTATTCTTTATAAAGCATTTGATCTTGTCCGTGAACGTAGCGGTAATGACCCGCAAGAAGTTTTCGAACAAGCTTTGAAAAATATCATGCCAGTACTTGAAGTTAAAGCACGCCGTGTAGGGGGGGCTAACTATCAAGTGCCGATCGAAGTAAAACCTGAGCGTCGTACGACATTAGGACTTCGTTGGCTCGTAAGCTATGCTCGTCTTCGTGGTGAAAAAACGATGGAAGAGCGTTTAGCTAACGAAATTTTAGATGCTGCCAATAACACTGGTGCGGCTGTTAAAAAGCGTGAAGATACGCATAAAATGGCTGAAGCTAATAAAGCGTTCGCACACTATCGCTGGTAGGATATACAAAGTAATAAAAATAGAATCTCAACTAAAGGGCTCAGTTCATCGGGTATATATTCCCTTTGAATTGACGACCCTTTAATACAATTAAACATCTTGAGAAAAAGGAAGGAGAAATTGACCAATGGCAAGAGAGTTCTCCTTAGAAAAGACACGTAATATCGGGATTATGGCTCACATTGATGCCGGTAA
The Salipaludibacillus sp. LMS25 DNA segment above includes these coding regions:
- the rplA gene encoding 50S ribosomal protein L1, which encodes MGGLTDKTTIKEETTLARKGKKYQDALKLVDREKVYSVKEAIELVKKTATANFDETVELAARLGVDPKKADQQIRGAVVLPNGTGKTQSVLVFAKGDKAKEAEAAGADFVGDEDLINKVNQGWLDFDVVVATPDMMAQVGKLGRVLGPKGLMPNPKTGTVTFDVEKAVNEIKAGKVEYRVEKAGNIHVPIGKVSFGDDQLVENFKTMIDTLLKAKPAASKGTYLRNVSLSATMGPGVKINISEFKL
- the rplJ gene encoding 50S ribosomal protein L10, which encodes MSAIIEKKSQLVDEITTKLKESQATIVVDYRGLDVAEVTELRKQLREANVDFKVYKNSMVRRATANAELTELDEHLVGPTAIAFSNDDVIAPAKILNGFAKEHEALELKAGIIEGKVTSLDEIKALAELPSRDGLLSMLLNVMQAPIRNFALATKAVAEQKEEQGA
- the rplL gene encoding 50S ribosomal protein L7/L12; this translates as MTKQEMIDAIKEMSVLELNDLVKAIEEEFGVTAAAPVAVAGGGGGAAAEEQSEFDVVLTDAGSSKIGVIKVVREITGLGLKDAKALVDGAPAPIKEGVEKAEAEEIKGKLEEAGASIELK
- a CDS encoding class I SAM-dependent methyltransferase; amino-acid sequence: MANHYFSEQPETKSERKTIKEVIRGKSYHFHVDRGVFSKGGLDFGSRLLIEAFELPLVEGPLADVGCGWGPIGLTVASTHPNTQIYMVDINERSVQLAKENATLNRVPNVTVKQNNLLDGFGDHFFSAVLTNPPIRAGKDVIFSIYEQAKRMLKINGDIWVVIQKKQGAASTLKKLEELGFEVKLEVKSKGYFVFRGKNN
- the rpoB gene encoding DNA-directed RNA polymerase subunit beta, producing the protein MTGQLVQYGRHRERRSYARINEVLDLPNLIEIQTASYQWFLDEGIREMFQDISPIEDFTGNLVLEFIDYSLGEPKYPVDESKERDVTYSAPLRVKVRLINKETGEVKEQEVFMGDFPLMTDTGTFVINGAERVIVSQLVRSPSVYFSQKMDKNGKRGFTTTVIPNRGAWLELETDAKDVVYVRIDRTRKIPATVLLRALGFGTDQEIIDLIGEDEYLRNTLEKDNTDSSEKALLEIYERLRPGEPPTVDSAKSLLESRFFDPKRYDLANVGRYKMNKKLHIKNRLFNQRLAETLVDPDTGEILAEEGSLIDRRVLDKLIPYLENNVGFRRINLQGGVIDDEDVDIQSVMIYSQKAGEEDLPIKVIANGEIDSSVKHITPADIISSISYFFNLLHGVGNTDDIDHLGNRRLRSVGELLQNQFRIGLSRMERVVRERMSIQDANMITPQALINIRPVIASIKEFFGSSQLSQFMDQTNPLAELTHKRRLSALGPGGLTRERAGFEVRDVHYSHYGRMCPIETPEGPNIGLINSLSSFAKVNQFGFIETPYRKVDHESGIVSEQVDYLTADEEDNYVVAQANAKLDENGAFTDEDIICRFRGENIIVPRDRVDYMDVSPKQVVSAATACIPFLENDDSNRALMGANMQRQAVPLLEPRSPLVGTGMEYVSAKDSGAAVVSKTKGRVERVSANYVDIRIIEEVDGKEVEGNIQRYNLMKFERSNQGTCYNQRPIVSEGMIVEKGEILADGSSMEKGEMALGQNVLVGFMTWDGYNYEDAIILSERLVKDDVYTSIHIEEYESESRDTKLGPEEITRDIPNVGEDALKNLDERGIIRVGAEVKDGDILVGKVTPKGVTELTAEERLLHAIFGEKAREVRDTSLRAPHGGDGIVLDVKVFNREDGDELPPGVNQLVRVYIVQKRKIHEGDKMAGRHGNKGVISRILPEEDMPYLPDGTPIDIMLNPLGVPSRMNIGQVLELHMGMAARQLGIHIATPVFDGAREEDVWSTIEESGMARDGKTVLYDGRSGEPFDNRVSVGVMYMIKLAHMVDDKLHARSTGPYSLVTQQPLGGKAQFGGQRFGEMEVWALEAYGAAYTLQEILTVKSDDTIGRVKTYEAIVKGENVPEPGVPESFKVLIKELQSLGMDVKMLSSNDEEIEMLEIDEEDEQSNDKLNLNLESSGESNA
- the rpoC gene encoding DNA-directed RNA polymerase subunit beta' codes for the protein MIDVNNFEYMKIGLASSDKIRSWSRGEVKKPETINYRTLKPEKDGLFCERIFGPTKDWECHCGKYKRVRYKGVVCDRCGVEVTRAKVRRERMGHIELAAPVSHIWYFKGIPSRMGLVLDMSPRSLEEVIYFASYVVTEPGDTPLELKQLLSEKEYRNYIDKYGRSFTAQMGAEAIRKLLEDIDLDKEANLLKEELETAQGQRRTRAIKRLEVLEAFRHSGNNPSWMVLDVLPVIPPELRPMVQLDGGRFATSDLNDLYRRVINRNNRLKRLLDLGAPNIIVQNEKRMLQEAVDALIDNGRRGRPVTGPGNRPLKSLSHMLKGKQGRFRQNLLGKRVDYSGRSVIVVGPHLKMYQCGLPKEMALELFKPFVMKELVSKGLAHNIKSAKRKVERVHPEVWDVLEEVIREHPVLLNRAPTLHRLGIQAFEPILVEGRAIKLHPLVCTAYNADFDGDQMAVHVPLSAEAQAESRLLMLAAQNILNPKDGKPVVTPSQDMVLGNYYLTLERKGAIGEGNVYEGPDEAVTAYQNGYVHLHTRIAVPVKSLNKSNFKAKFEDHLILTSVGKIIFNEILPDSFPYMNEPTATNLEVETPDQYFVPMGTNIKEEFAQRELVLPFKKGFLGDIIAEVFKKFKISETSIMLDKMKDLGFYHSTKAGITIGVSDIVVLKDKQDILDSAEEKVQRVMKQFRRGLITEDERYDKVIEIWSRAKDVIQDKLLGTLDKTNPIFMMSDSGARGNASNFTQLAGMRGLMANPSGRIIELPIKSSFREGLTVLEYFISTHGARKGLADTALKTADSGYLTRRLVDVAQDVIVREDDCGTDRGLKVKAIKEGNEVIESLYDRLVGRVSFQRIYHPETNDILAERNQNITEDMAKVIEDAGIEIVYIRSAFTCDTKHGVCKKCYGRNLATGSDVEVGEAVGIIAAQSIGEPGTQLTMRTFHTGGVAGDDITQGLPRIQEVFEARNPKGQALISEIEGKITDIKDANEKKEIIVQGAIETRSYTTMYGARLKVNIGDEVKPGQELTEGSIDPKELLIVSGVHGVQEYLLREVQKVYRMQGVEIGDKHVEVMVRQMLRKIRVIDAGDTDVLPGSLVEIHQFNDANREILLRNGRPASGRPVLLGITKASLETDSFLSAASFQETTRVLTDAAIKGKRDELVGLKENVIIGKLVPAGTGMQRYRQMAAADTDTVNKEDGKKMTTAKE
- a CDS encoding 50S ribosomal protein L7ae-like protein, with amino-acid sequence MSYDKVAQAANKVVGTKQTLKALENEQVKELIVADDADRHVLTKVMVLAEDKGVAIHTVDSMKKLGKACGIDVNAAIVAIKK